A stretch of the Malus domestica chromosome 08, GDT2T_hap1 genome encodes the following:
- the LOC103440510 gene encoding uncharacterized protein isoform X1 produces MAKRSDFAQKLLDDLRVRKEKMGASQSSNRSNSMAIDAYAYSKQAYRGRGDARTSGTIGSRGSSRTPIIQDGSNQIVAYGRGGRSSQQMGDLSMALAFALENGGKLGRADTSSRSSMLGFLNQIGRGAMEFSKMERKGSTNRYFGSSNQFPNLSHLHIEEISRGAHKLNQILKACSNGLNVNGFSIEVGKELMKGAMDLEESLRMLVNLQETSDYMVRSQRKNRITLLDEEEDDEDNAVKIDEQKQIDLPRFSFDKGSRHGRKVQEVGRTGFMQKMTAALTYTTEGSSFNREKQGKITSSPSVTQRQSVSYSSGVKNPSAEYKESKPEKERIPNVIAKLMGLNELPKNESMKHKAHEDLSSKSKTESRTREQTMRERSKISGVKTKDPLMHNTTFVLQAEKNMLPNNVSLELVVHDGTSQWKDPEGFKPVARSEKATIKSDKQQKTTQSVKPNKAVVHNNSEARLATQGKTEFKENRVQTEKQNGIKIPLRNQHKSPNNHELQQQSMFLKSETLEDKRRRETKEQQSPQPKLPARKQRGGEIISRTKSTGAVDLQKKQTLTDQARLHRKNTREVGGAMQPKGVSNGRFHENPVRSKSSSDLNFATNNSSPKYLDPEPSKENFGTPLAMEERPVHAAPPLQKAKSRRVNKSEMPRRIDEVATRRSNEKLGSQNAAEKVRASRLKQAEPRIVKSNKSRASIQSVDSTQNLHIEAKLEAPTLCDPNEVHLLPNESYDQQYQAPVFGDDECITASTTLNVAGNREAGLDICYQEVREHHKAFNLRKQEPLTESENRLKQVVIKSHHFLNTAEALFKLEIPFGILHDSGRDCSPDVDIKLTLECGYEVMKRKGRRHELNVHPNCTKTSISFVKIHSLDELVRQLHKDFETLKFYGRKGKYECEVEAYLPQMLESDMHNWEPDVNCMWDMGWDETMFAVIQVDEVVKDLERLLLNGLVDELARDLRRTGFSAIH; encoded by the exons ATGGCAAAGCGATCGGATTTTGCGCAGAAGCTGTTGGATGATCTTCGCGTCCGCAAGGAGAAAATGGGTGCGTCTCAGAGCTCGAACCGGTCGAACTCCATGGCAATAG ATGCATATGCTTATTCCAAGCAAGCTTATAGAGGAAGAGGGGATGCAAGAACCAGTGGAACA ATTGGCTCCAGAGGAAGTAGCAGAACACCGATTATTCAAGATGGTTCGAATCAGATTGTTGCTTATGGGAGAGGAGGTAGGAGCTCACAACAAATGGGAGATCTTTCCATGGCATTGGCTTTTGCACTTGAAAATGGAGGAAAGCTCGGGAGGGCGGATACATCTAGCAGAAGTTCAATGCtaggatttttgaatcaaattgGGAGGGGAGCCATGGAGTTCAGCAAGATGGAAAGAAAAGGTAGCACGAATAGGTACTTTGGTTCAAGTAACCAATTTCCTAACCTTTCTCATCTCCATATCGAAGAAATATCGAGAGGGGCACATAAATTGAATCAGATCCTAAAAGCCTGCTCGAATGGTCTTAATGTCAATGGATTTTCAATAGAAGTTGGGAAGGAGTTAATGAAAGGGGCGATGGATTTGGAAGAGTCCTTGAGAATGCTCGTAAACCTGCAGGAAACTTCTGATTACATGGTCCGCTCTCAGAGGAAAAATCGGATCACATTGCTAGATGAGGAGGAAGATGACGAAGATAATGCTGTTAAAATAGATGAGCAAAAGCAAATTGATCTTCCAAGGTTCTCATTTGACAAGGGTTCGAGACACGGGCGTAAAGTTCAAGAAGTTGGAAGGACGGGGTTCATGCAGAAGATGACTGCAGCTCTGACTTATACTACAGAAGGTAGTAGCTTCAACCGCGAAAAGCAAGGGAAAATAACCTCCTCCCCATCAGTTACTCAGAGGCAGTCGGTCAGCTATAGCTCCGGCGTCAAGAATCCATCAGCAGAATATAAAGAGTCTAAACCAGAAAAGGAAAGAATTCCAAATGTAATTGCAAAACTAATGGGGTTGAATGAGCTTCCGAAAAACGAAAGCATGAAGCACAAAGCGCATGAAGACTTGAGTTCCAAGTCAAAAACAGAAAGCCGGACGAGAGAGCAAACAATGCGCGAAAGGAGTAAGATTTCTGGAGTTAAGACTAAGGATCCATTGATGCATAATACCACATTTGTTTTGCAAGCAGAAAAAAACATGCTTCCCAACAATGTCAGCCTTGAGTTAGTTGTTCATGATGGAACATCGCAATGGAAAGACCCGGAAGGATTTAAACCGGTAGCAAGATCAGAAAAGGCAACCATCAAATCAGATAAGCAGCAAAAAACCACTCAGAGCGTCAAACCGAATAAAGCTGTGGTGCATAACAATTCCGAAGCGAGACTTGCGACACAAGGAAAAACAGAGTTCAAGGAAAATAGGGTTCAGACGGAAAAGCAAAACGGGATCAAGATTCCCCTGAGAAATCAGCATAAGTCACCGAACAATCATGAACTTCAGCAGCAATCCATGTTTTTGAAATCAGAGACACTGGAAGATAAGCGCAGAAGAGAGACGAAGGAGCAGCAGAGTCCACAACCAAAGTTGCCAGCAAGAAAACAACGAGGAGGCGAAATCATATCAAGGACTAAGTCAACAGGAGCAGTAGATTTGCAAAAGAAGCAGACACTTACAGACCAAGCTAGACTACATAGGAAAAACACGAGAGAAGTCGGTGGTGCAATGCAACCCAAAGGAGTTTCAAATGGCAGATTCCATGAAAATCCGGTCAGAAGCAAAAGCTCTTCTGATTTGAATTTTGCCACGAACAATTCTTCTCCAAAGTACCTGGATCCTGAACcatcaaaagaaaattttggcACTCCACTGGCTATGGAGGAGAGACCTGTTCATGCTGCACCACCATTGCAGAAGGCAAAATCTAGAAGAGTGAATAAAAGTGAAATGCCTCGAAGAATCGATGAAGTGGCAACCAGAAGAAGCAATGAAAAACTTGGTAGCCAGAATGCAGCAGAAAAAGTTAGAGCCAGCAGGCTAAAACAAGCTGAGCCACGCATCGTCAAGTCCAACAAGTCAAGAGCAAGCATTCAATCAGTAGATTCAACGCAAAACCTACATATAGAAGCCAAGCTGGAGGCTCCCACTCTGTGTGATCCCAATGAAGTTCATCTACTTCCAAATGAAAGT TATGATCAGCAATATCAAGCACCTGTTTTCGGAGATGATGAGTGCATAACTGCATCAACTACACTTAATG TTGCAGGAAACCGTGAAGCCGGCTTGGACATTTGTTATCAAGAAGTACGGGAGCACCATAAAGCATTCAACCTAAGAAAACAAGAGCCGCTGACAGAAAGCGAAAACCGCTTGAAGCAGGTAGTGATCAAGAGCCATCATTTCCTCAACACAGCAGAAGCACTTTTCAAACTCGAAATCCCTTTTGGCATTCTTCACGACAGCGGACGCGACTGCAGCCCGGATGTAGACATCAAGCTCACATTAGAATGCGGCTATGAAGTAATGAAACGAAAGGGGAGAAGGCATGAGCTCAATGTCCATCCTAACTGCACGAAGACATCGATAAGTTTTGTcaaaatacattccttggatgaGCTGGTTAGGCAACTGCATAAAGATTTCGAGACACTGAAGTTCTACGGAAGAAAAGGAAAGTATGAATGTGAGGTGGAAGCGTATCTGCCGCAAATGCTGGAAAGCGATATGCATAACTGGGAGCCGGACGTGAATTGCATGTGGGATATGGGTTGGGATGAAACTATGTTTGCAGTTATTCAAGTGGATGAAGTTGTGAAAGATTTGGAGAGGCTTCTGCTCAATGGACTTGTAGATGAGCTTGCCAGAGACCTCCGTCGCACTGgtttttctgcaatacattaa
- the LOC103440510 gene encoding uncharacterized protein isoform X2, with protein MAKRSDFAQKLLDDLRVRKEKMGASQSSNRSNSMAIDAYAYSKQAYRGRGDARTSGTIGSRGSSRTPIIQDGSNQIVAYGRGGRSSQQMGDLSMALAFALENGGKLGRADTSSRSSMLGFLNQIGRGAMEFSKMERKGSTNRYFGSSNQFPNLSHLHIEEISRGAHKLNQILKACSNGLNVNGFSIEVGKELMKGAMDLEESLRMLVNLQETSDYMVRSQRKNRITLLDEEEDDEDNAVKIDEQKQIDLPRFSFDKGSRHGRKVQEVGRTGFMQKMTAALTYTTEGSSFNREKQGKITSSPSVTQRQSVSYSSGVKNPSAEYKESKPEKERIPNVIAKLMGLNELPKNESMKHKAHEDLSSKSKTESRTREQTMRERSKISGVKTKDPLMHNTTFVLQAEKNMLPNNVSLELVVHDGTSQWKDPEGFKPVARSEKATIKSDKQQKTTQSVKPNKAVVHNNSEARLATQGKTEFKENRVQTEKQNGIKIPLRNQHKSPNNHELQQQSMFLKSETLEDKRRRETKEQQSPQPKLPARKQRGGEIISRTKSTGAVDLQKKQTLTDQARLHRKNTREVGGAMQPKGVSNGRFHENPVRSKSSSDLNFATNNSSPKYLDPEPSKENFGTPLAMEERPVHAAPPLQKAKSRRVNKSEMPRRIDEVATRRSNEKLGSQNAAEKVRASRLKQAEPRIVKSNKSRASIQSVDSTQNLHIEAKLEAPTLCDPNEVHLLPNESYDQQYQAPVFGDDECITASTTLNGNREAGLDICYQEVREHHKAFNLRKQEPLTESENRLKQVVIKSHHFLNTAEALFKLEIPFGILHDSGRDCSPDVDIKLTLECGYEVMKRKGRRHELNVHPNCTKTSISFVKIHSLDELVRQLHKDFETLKFYGRKGKYECEVEAYLPQMLESDMHNWEPDVNCMWDMGWDETMFAVIQVDEVVKDLERLLLNGLVDELARDLRRTGFSAIH; from the exons ATGGCAAAGCGATCGGATTTTGCGCAGAAGCTGTTGGATGATCTTCGCGTCCGCAAGGAGAAAATGGGTGCGTCTCAGAGCTCGAACCGGTCGAACTCCATGGCAATAG ATGCATATGCTTATTCCAAGCAAGCTTATAGAGGAAGAGGGGATGCAAGAACCAGTGGAACA ATTGGCTCCAGAGGAAGTAGCAGAACACCGATTATTCAAGATGGTTCGAATCAGATTGTTGCTTATGGGAGAGGAGGTAGGAGCTCACAACAAATGGGAGATCTTTCCATGGCATTGGCTTTTGCACTTGAAAATGGAGGAAAGCTCGGGAGGGCGGATACATCTAGCAGAAGTTCAATGCtaggatttttgaatcaaattgGGAGGGGAGCCATGGAGTTCAGCAAGATGGAAAGAAAAGGTAGCACGAATAGGTACTTTGGTTCAAGTAACCAATTTCCTAACCTTTCTCATCTCCATATCGAAGAAATATCGAGAGGGGCACATAAATTGAATCAGATCCTAAAAGCCTGCTCGAATGGTCTTAATGTCAATGGATTTTCAATAGAAGTTGGGAAGGAGTTAATGAAAGGGGCGATGGATTTGGAAGAGTCCTTGAGAATGCTCGTAAACCTGCAGGAAACTTCTGATTACATGGTCCGCTCTCAGAGGAAAAATCGGATCACATTGCTAGATGAGGAGGAAGATGACGAAGATAATGCTGTTAAAATAGATGAGCAAAAGCAAATTGATCTTCCAAGGTTCTCATTTGACAAGGGTTCGAGACACGGGCGTAAAGTTCAAGAAGTTGGAAGGACGGGGTTCATGCAGAAGATGACTGCAGCTCTGACTTATACTACAGAAGGTAGTAGCTTCAACCGCGAAAAGCAAGGGAAAATAACCTCCTCCCCATCAGTTACTCAGAGGCAGTCGGTCAGCTATAGCTCCGGCGTCAAGAATCCATCAGCAGAATATAAAGAGTCTAAACCAGAAAAGGAAAGAATTCCAAATGTAATTGCAAAACTAATGGGGTTGAATGAGCTTCCGAAAAACGAAAGCATGAAGCACAAAGCGCATGAAGACTTGAGTTCCAAGTCAAAAACAGAAAGCCGGACGAGAGAGCAAACAATGCGCGAAAGGAGTAAGATTTCTGGAGTTAAGACTAAGGATCCATTGATGCATAATACCACATTTGTTTTGCAAGCAGAAAAAAACATGCTTCCCAACAATGTCAGCCTTGAGTTAGTTGTTCATGATGGAACATCGCAATGGAAAGACCCGGAAGGATTTAAACCGGTAGCAAGATCAGAAAAGGCAACCATCAAATCAGATAAGCAGCAAAAAACCACTCAGAGCGTCAAACCGAATAAAGCTGTGGTGCATAACAATTCCGAAGCGAGACTTGCGACACAAGGAAAAACAGAGTTCAAGGAAAATAGGGTTCAGACGGAAAAGCAAAACGGGATCAAGATTCCCCTGAGAAATCAGCATAAGTCACCGAACAATCATGAACTTCAGCAGCAATCCATGTTTTTGAAATCAGAGACACTGGAAGATAAGCGCAGAAGAGAGACGAAGGAGCAGCAGAGTCCACAACCAAAGTTGCCAGCAAGAAAACAACGAGGAGGCGAAATCATATCAAGGACTAAGTCAACAGGAGCAGTAGATTTGCAAAAGAAGCAGACACTTACAGACCAAGCTAGACTACATAGGAAAAACACGAGAGAAGTCGGTGGTGCAATGCAACCCAAAGGAGTTTCAAATGGCAGATTCCATGAAAATCCGGTCAGAAGCAAAAGCTCTTCTGATTTGAATTTTGCCACGAACAATTCTTCTCCAAAGTACCTGGATCCTGAACcatcaaaagaaaattttggcACTCCACTGGCTATGGAGGAGAGACCTGTTCATGCTGCACCACCATTGCAGAAGGCAAAATCTAGAAGAGTGAATAAAAGTGAAATGCCTCGAAGAATCGATGAAGTGGCAACCAGAAGAAGCAATGAAAAACTTGGTAGCCAGAATGCAGCAGAAAAAGTTAGAGCCAGCAGGCTAAAACAAGCTGAGCCACGCATCGTCAAGTCCAACAAGTCAAGAGCAAGCATTCAATCAGTAGATTCAACGCAAAACCTACATATAGAAGCCAAGCTGGAGGCTCCCACTCTGTGTGATCCCAATGAAGTTCATCTACTTCCAAATGAAAGT TATGATCAGCAATATCAAGCACCTGTTTTCGGAGATGATGAGTGCATAACTGCATCAACTACACTTAATG GAAACCGTGAAGCCGGCTTGGACATTTGTTATCAAGAAGTACGGGAGCACCATAAAGCATTCAACCTAAGAAAACAAGAGCCGCTGACAGAAAGCGAAAACCGCTTGAAGCAGGTAGTGATCAAGAGCCATCATTTCCTCAACACAGCAGAAGCACTTTTCAAACTCGAAATCCCTTTTGGCATTCTTCACGACAGCGGACGCGACTGCAGCCCGGATGTAGACATCAAGCTCACATTAGAATGCGGCTATGAAGTAATGAAACGAAAGGGGAGAAGGCATGAGCTCAATGTCCATCCTAACTGCACGAAGACATCGATAAGTTTTGTcaaaatacattccttggatgaGCTGGTTAGGCAACTGCATAAAGATTTCGAGACACTGAAGTTCTACGGAAGAAAAGGAAAGTATGAATGTGAGGTGGAAGCGTATCTGCCGCAAATGCTGGAAAGCGATATGCATAACTGGGAGCCGGACGTGAATTGCATGTGGGATATGGGTTGGGATGAAACTATGTTTGCAGTTATTCAAGTGGATGAAGTTGTGAAAGATTTGGAGAGGCTTCTGCTCAATGGACTTGTAGATGAGCTTGCCAGAGACCTCCGTCGCACTGgtttttctgcaatacattaa
- the LOC103440511 gene encoding uncharacterized protein isoform X2, which produces MSKRSINALVNDDNNKKQTNSDNEYNVLVQCDHQPRKVCRTSYLENHENAVLSQIDTFLRTPYFKHQCSSSGSAVVQCDLKNANYDKVQHTASVEKIVQPSDRKGKKPINLLDNSDNMAEKTIDPQNYNLMNKGQAFFQKSRTGVLKDYVDFGDKNYKCSHCGAYFWLKESLKQMFARLNFKKEMPSKFLYDGRQKFWKPRKRKGSIGRIAYVHHASGYLHWNYCF; this is translated from the exons ATGTCTAAAAGATCTATAAATGCGTTGGTCAATGAtgataacaacaaaaaacaaacaaatagtgATAATGAATATAATGTCTTGGTTCAGTGTGACCATCAGCCAAGAAAAGTGTGTAGAACCAGTTATCTTGAAAATCATGAAAACGCTGTTTTATCTCAGATTGATACATTTCTTCGAACTCCATATTTTAAACATCAGTGTAGTAGTAGTGGATCAGCTGTTGTACAATGCGATTTGAAAAATGCTAATTATGATAAAGTGCAGCATACTGCATCTGTTGAAAAAATTGTTCAGCCTTCTGATCGAAAAGGTAAAAAACCTATTAATTTGTTGGATAATTCTGATAACATGGCTGAAAAAACGATTGATCCTCAAAATTACAATCTTATGAACAAGGGCCAAGCATTCTTCCAGAAAAGCAGAACTG GGGTTTTAAAAGATTATGTGGATTTTGGGGATAAGAATTATAAATGTAGTCACTGCGGTGCCTATTTTTGGTTGAAAGAGTCTCTTAAGCAA ATGTTTGCACGATTGAATTTCAAAAAAGAG ATGCCATCCAAGTTTTTATATGATGGACGACAGAAGTTTTGGAAGCCAAGGAAACGCAAAGGATCAATTGGTAGGATAGCATATGTGCACCATGCATCTG GTTACCTTCATTGGAACTACTGTTTTTAG
- the LOC103440511 gene encoding uncharacterized protein isoform X1, which translates to MSKRSINALVNDDNNKKQTNSDNEYNVLVQCDHQPRKVCRTSYLENHENAVLSQIDTFLRTPYFKHQCSSSGSAVVQCDLKNANYDKVQHTASVEKIVQPSDRKGKKPINLLDNSDNMAEKTIDPQNYNLMNKGQAFFQKSRTGVLKDYVDFGDKNYKCSHCGAYFWLKESLKQVCKKDEPIFTLCCQQGKIAFPNPKPTPPFLESLLDPNGGPKSLSFRENIRAYNSMFSFTSMGAKIDHSINDGSGPYIFKISGQVCHLMGSLLPADNECPKFAQLYVYDTYNEVQNRLKAFESDGNNRKLDPKIVEGLIKMFDMSNELVKLFRTARDKFETNRLTSLKMRLSARETTDGKQYDQPTSDEISGLIVGDIGLADSNRDIIIESKSEGLKRVTKLNPKFMSLQYPLLFPYGEDGYRPDLKWNKNYKGSETKRQRIPMRAFIAYQIQEREPCLTTLLKGGRLFQQYLVDSYATLEEDRLDYIRQNQKNLRSEVYKGIYDAMSRGDNDANNLGQKIVLPASYTGSPRYMINNYQDAMAICREYGHPDLFITFTCNIKWPEIIREFQKKPGFKPEDRPDIISRVFKMKLDDMLHFIKSGKPFGEVEANVCTIEFQKRDAIQVFI; encoded by the exons ATGTCTAAAAGATCTATAAATGCGTTGGTCAATGAtgataacaacaaaaaacaaacaaatagtgATAATGAATATAATGTCTTGGTTCAGTGTGACCATCAGCCAAGAAAAGTGTGTAGAACCAGTTATCTTGAAAATCATGAAAACGCTGTTTTATCTCAGATTGATACATTTCTTCGAACTCCATATTTTAAACATCAGTGTAGTAGTAGTGGATCAGCTGTTGTACAATGCGATTTGAAAAATGCTAATTATGATAAAGTGCAGCATACTGCATCTGTTGAAAAAATTGTTCAGCCTTCTGATCGAAAAGGTAAAAAACCTATTAATTTGTTGGATAATTCTGATAACATGGCTGAAAAAACGATTGATCCTCAAAATTACAATCTTATGAACAAGGGCCAAGCATTCTTCCAGAAAAGCAGAACTG GGGTTTTAAAAGATTATGTGGATTTTGGGGATAAGAATTATAAATGTAGTCACTGCGGTGCCTATTTTTGGTTGAAAGAGTCTCTTAAGCAAGTATGTAAAAAAGATGAACCTATTTTCACTCTTTGTTGTCAACAAGGAAAAATtgcttttccaaatccaaaaccaacaCCGCCTTTTTTAGAATCTTTGCTTGATCCAAATGGTGGTCCAAAAAGTTTATCATTTCGAGAAAATATTAGAGCTTACAATTCTATGTTTTCATTTACTTCGATGGGAGCCAAAATTGATCACTCAATTAATGATGGTTCAGGTCCTTATATTTTCAAAATTAGTGGTCAAGTTTGCCATTTGATGGGATCTCTGTTGCCTGCTGACAATGAGTGTCCAAAATTTGCACAATTATATGTGTATGATACATACAATGAAGTACAAAATCGATTGAAGGCTTTTGAATCTGATGGAAATAATAGAAAGCTTGATCCAAAAATTGTTGAAGGTTTGATTAAGATGTTTGATATGTCAAATGAGTTAGTTAAGCTTTTTCGAACAGCAAGAGATAAGTTTGAAACTAATAGACTCACTTCTTTGAAAATGAGATTATCAGCAAGAGAAACAACAGATGGTAAACAATATGACCAACCAACAAGTGATGAAATAAGTGGTCTGATAGTTGGTGATATAGGACTTGCTGATTCTAATAGAGATATTATTATCGAGTCTAAAAGTGAAGGATTAAAGCGTGTTACAAAATTAAATCCAAAATTTATGTCTTTGCAATATCCTCTTCTTTTCCCATACGGTGAAGATGGTTATAGACCTGATTTAAAATGGAACAAAAATTATAAGGGTTCAGAGACTAAAAGACAAAGGATACCCATGAGAGCTTTTATAGCGTATCAAATTCAAGAACGAGAACCATGCTTAACAACATTGTTAAAAGGGGGGAGACTTTTTCAACAATATTTGGTTGATTCTTATGCAACACTTGAAGAAGATAGGTTAGATTACATTAggcaaaaccaaaaaaatttaagaagTGAAGTTTACAAAGGAATTTATGATGCGATGTCAAGGGGTGATAATGATGCAAACAATTTGGGACAAAAAATTGTATTGCCTGCTTCATACACAGGGAGTCCTAGATATATGATTAATAATTATCAAGATGCAATGGCTATTTGCAGAGAATATGGACATCCTGATTTATTCATAACATTCACATGCAATATAAAGTGGCCAGAAATCATAAGAGAATTTCAGAAAAAACCAGGATTCAAACCTGAAGATAGGCCTGATATAATTTCCAGagtatttaaaatgaaactCGATGATATGCTTCACTTTATAAAATCTGGAAAACCTTTTGGAGAAGTTGAAGCAA ATGTTTGCACGATTGAATTTCAAAAAAGAG ATGCCATCCAAGTTTTTATATGA